The Manis javanica isolate MJ-LG chromosome 6, MJ_LKY, whole genome shotgun sequence genome contains a region encoding:
- the OR6B1 gene encoding olfactory receptor 6B1: protein MEAENQTQVTEFILVGFPGNWGVRVALFLMFLGAYVLTVVENVVIILLVQQSRTLHKPMYFFLANLSFLETWYISVTAPKLLFSFWSASSSIPFTHCMIQLYFFIALMCTECVLLAAMAYDRYVAICRPLHYPTVMSHRLCCCLALGCWATGFGISLAKIYFISHLSFCGPNVINHFFCDISPVLNLSCTDMSKAELVDFVLALLIFLFPLSITVLSYGCILATVLRMPTGKQKAFSTCASHLVVVTIFYSATIFMYARPRAIHAFNMNKVISIFYAIVTPAVNPFIYCLRNREVKEALKKLAYCQAI from the coding sequence ATGGAAGCAGAGAACCAGACACAAGTCACCGAATTCATTCTGGTGGGGTTCCCCGGGAACTGGGGCGTGCGTGTAGCCCTGTTTCTGATGTTCCTTGGTGCCTATGTTCTGACAGTGGTGGAAAACGTTGTCATCATCCTGTTGGTGCAGCAGAGCCGGACACTGCACaagcccatgtacttcttcctggccAACCTGTCCTTCCTGGAGACCTGGTACATCTCCGTGACTGCACCCAAGTTGCTGTTTAGTTTTTGGTCTGCGAGCAGCAGCATTCCCTTTACTCACTGTATGATCCAGCTTTACTTCTTCATCGCGCTCATGTGCACTGAATGTGTGCTCCTCGCTgccatggcctatgaccggtatgtggccatctgccgtcCGCTCCACTACCCGACTGTCATGAGCCACCGGCTCTGCTGCTGTCTGGCTCTTGGTTGCTGGGCCACTGGCTTTGGTATCTCCTTGGCTAAGATCTACTTCATCTCTCACCTCAGCTTCTGTGGTCCCAATGTCATCAACCACTTCTTTTGTGACATCTCTCCGGTCCTCAATCTCTCCTGTACAGACATGTCCAAGGCTGAGTTGGTGGACTTTGTCCTGGCACTGCTCATTTTCCTCTTCCCCCTCTCCATCACTGTGCTGTCTTACGGATGCATTCTGGCCACTGTTCTACGCATGCCCACGGGAAAGCAGAAAGCATTCTCTACTTGCGCCTCCCACCTCGTGGTGGTCACCATCTTCTATTCAGCCACTATTTTCATGTATGCCCGTCCCCGAGCCATCCATGCCTTCAACATGAACAAAGTTATTTCCATCTTCTATGCCATTGTCACCCCTGCTGTCAACCCTTTCATTTATTGCCTACGGAACCGAGAGGTCAAAGAAGCTCTGAAGAAACTGGCCTATTGCCAGGCCATCTGA